Proteins encoded by one window of Lathyrus oleraceus cultivar Zhongwan6 chromosome 1, CAAS_Psat_ZW6_1.0, whole genome shotgun sequence:
- the LOC127084873 gene encoding aminotransferase ALD1, chloroplastic codes for MYKTSNLSSMFSPNSLQPRMLVNRFSCTLKNQSVRIGHCTKVPRNVNMEKLQHGYLFPEIERHELLHLKKYPNANLIDLGIGDTTEPLPTLVTSSMVDFVRGLSTAEGYKGYGPEQGEKALRKAIAHRVYKDLGIKPSEVFVSDGAQCDISRLQLLMGPNLKIAVQDPSFPAYIDSSVIIGHAGKFVDRIGKYENIEYMTCGPQTDFFPDLHRTSRSQLIFFCSPNNPTGHAATRKQLQQLVDFAKVNGSIIIYDSAYSAYITDGSPKSIFEIPGAKEVAIEVSSFSKFAGFTGVRLGWTVVPEELLYSNGFPVLQDFNRIVCTCFNGASSISQAGGLACLSPEGLKAVKSLIDYYMENARILVNALTSLGLTVYGGKNAPYVWVRFPGLKSWDVFGEILENTHIITVPGSGFGPGGEGYIRISAFGQRESIIEASERLKYLLY; via the exons ATGTACAAGACATCAAATTTGAGTTCAATGTTTAGTCCAAATTCTTTGCAGCCTAGGATGTTAGTGAACAG GTTTTCATGCACATTGAAGAATCAAAGTGTCAGAATTG GACACTGCACAAAGGTACCTAGGAATGTAAACATGGAGAAACTGCAACATGGTTATTTATTTCCTGAG ATTGAAAGACATGAGCTTCTTCACTTAAAGAAGTATCCAAATGCAAATCTGATAGACCTTGGAATTGGTGACACTACAGAACCTTTACCAACACTTGTAACATCAAGCATGGTTGAT TTTGTTCGCGGCCTTTCAACAGCAGAGGGCTATAAAGGATATGGACCTGAGCAAGGCGAAAAG GCTCTGAGAAAAGCAATTGCTCATAGAGTTTACAAAGATCTAGGGATAAAACCTTCTGAAGTTTTTGTTTCGGACGGTGCGCAATGTGACATTTCTCGTCTTCAG CTGCTAATGGGTCCCAATTTGAAGATAGCTGTACAGGATCCATCCTTCCCG GCTTACATAGACTCTAGTGTCATAATTGGTCATGCTGGCAAGTTTGTAGATAGAATTGGCAAATATGAAAACATAGAATACATGACATGTGGACCTCAAACTGACTTCTTCCCAGATCTGCATAGAACTTCGAGGTCACAGCTTATTTTCTTCTGTTCTCCAAACAATCCCACTGGTCATGCAGCAACGAGGAAACAATTGCAGCAACTTGTAGATTTCGCCAAAGTTAATGGATCAATCATTATCTATGACTCTGCATATTCTGCTTATATCACTGATGGTAGTCCTAAATCAATCTTTGAAATTCCTGGAGCCAAAGAG GTTGCAATTGAAGTGTCATCCTTCTCGAAATTTGCTGGCTTTACAGGTGTCCGACTTGGTTGGACAGTAGTCCCCGAAGAACTGTTATATTCAAACGGCTTCCCTGTTTTGCAAGATTTCAACCGCATTGTGTGTACCTGCTTTAATGGAGCATCCAGCATATCTCAGGCTGGGGGACTAGCATGCCTTTCACCAGAGGGTCTTAAA GCTGTGAAGTCCCTTATTGACTACTACATGGAGAATGCAAGAATACTGGTCAATGCTCTGACCTCTCTTGGTCTGACAGTTTATGGAGGTAAAAATGCACCCTATGTTTGGGTCCGCTTTCCTGGCTTAAAATCTTGGGATGTCTTTGGTGAAATTCTTGAGAATACACACATAATTACAGTTCCAGGCAGTGGTTTTGGTCCAGGTGGTGAAGGGTATATAAGAATTAGTGCTTTTGGCCAGAGAGAGTCCATCATCGAAGCCTCGGAGAGACTCAAATACCTTCTCTACTAG
- the LOC127084854 gene encoding F-box/kelch-repeat protein At1g22040 — protein MGNVLGPNSTKARGSVSTSEVLPGEACKRQRLLSTSDEDNSRLIPSLPDEISVQILARVPRVCYLNLKSVSRTWKMALGSSDLFCLRKELGTTEEWLYVLTKGNDDTLLWYALDPISGRWQRLPPMPNVFVEDEAKNGLAALPRRMWSLLGSSIRIADVFMNWLRRRDALDRMPFCGCSIGAVGGCIYALGGFSKASAMNSVWRYDPVKNAWTEMSPMSVGRAYSKTGILNDKLYVVGGVTRGRGGLNPLQSAEVYDPNTGMWSQLPNMPFSKAQVLPTAFLAELLKPIATGMTSYRGRLFVPQSLYCWPFFVDVGGEVYDPDINSWLEMPVGMGDGWPARQAGTKLSVIVNNDLYALDPSSSLNSAKIKVYDEEGDTWKVVAGDVPIHDFADSESPYLLASLLGKLHVITKDANHNIAVLQAGMQNHLASSQSMASSSDSSFGQLAESSAESETELWRVFASRSDRSAELVSCQSLKV, from the coding sequence ATGGGGAATGTACTCGGTCCGAACAGTACCAAGGCTAGAGGAAGTGTTTCAACGAGCGAGGTTTTGCCGGGTGAAGCTTGCAAGCGACAGAGATTGTTGTCGACTTCTGATGAGGATAACTCTAGACTGATTCCTTCTCTTCCTGATGAGATATCGGTTCAGATTCTGGCTAGGGTACCTCGCGTTTGTTACTTGAATCTAAAGTCGGTTTCTCGCACTTGGAAGATGGCGCTTGGGAGTTCGGATCTGTTTTGTTTGAGAAAAGAACTTGGAACAACGGAGGAGTGGTTGTATGTATTAACAAAAGGTAATGATGATACGCTTTTATGGTATGCCTTAGACCCAATTTCGGGAAGATGGCAAAGGTTACCTCCAATGCCGAATGTATTCGTTGAAGATGAAGCCAAAAATGGTTTGGCGGCGCTTCCCCGTCGGATGTGGAGCTTGTTGGGTTCGAGTATTAGAATTGCTGATGTTTTCATGAACTGGCTTAGAAGGAGAGATGCGTTGGATCGGATGCCGTTCTGTGGTTGCTCTATTGGGGCTGTTGGTGGTTGCATTTATGCTTTGGGAGGATTTTCGAAAGCTTCGGCTATGAACTCTGTTTGGAGATATGATCCTGTTAAGAATGCTTGGACTGAGATGAGTCCAATGTCGGTTGGCAGAGCCTACAGCAAGACGGGTATATTGAACGATAAGCTTTATGTTGTTGGAGGGGTTACTAGGGGTCGTGGTGGATTGAATCCTCTTCAATCTGCAGAAGTTTATGATCCGAACACTGGTATGTGGTCCCAATTACCAAACATGCCTTTTTCAAAAGCTCAGGTGCTACCGACAGCTTTTCTGGCTGAGTTGCTCAAGCCTATTGCCACGGGAATGACTTCATACAGGGGAAGGTTGTTTGTTCCTCAGAGTTTGTATTGTTGGCCATTTTTTGTTGATGTTGGGGGAGAAGTTTATGATCCGGATATAAATTCTTGGCTTGAAATGCCGGTTGGGATGGGTGACGGTTGGCCTGCAAGGCAAGCCGGAACGAAATTGAGTGTTATTGTCAATAATGATTTATATGCATTAGATCCTTCAAGTTCTCTCAACTCTGCAAAGATAAAGGTATATGATGAGGAAGGTGATACTTGGAAAGTTGTTGCGGGAGATGTTCCTATTCATGATTTTGCTGATTCAGAATCTCCTTATCTTTTAGCTAGTTTACTTGGAAAACTCCATGTGATTACGAAAGATGCCAATCACAACATTGCAGTCTTGCAAGCTGGCATGCAAAATCATTTAGCTTCCTCTCAGTCGATGGCGTCGTCATCTGATAGCTCATTCGGCCAACTTGCTGAATCATCAGCAGAATCAGAGACAGAACTTTGGAGGGTTTTTGCTTCTAGGAGTGATAGATCTGCTGAGCTAGTTAGCTGTCAATCCCTTAAAGTTTAA